CGTCGATCCGTGCCCTTTAGCGCGGACCGTCCGATCCCGTACCTACGCATGACCATCGGCTTCATCGGCGGCAGCGGAATCTACGAGGCGCTCCCGCTCACGAACACGCGCACCGAGTCCGTCACCACCCCCTTCGGCGAGCCGTCGGCGGACCTCGAGATCGGCGAGTTCGGCGACACCGGTCGCGAGGTCGTGTTCCTCCCGCGCCACGGCCCGGACCACCAGCGCTCGCCCACGGACCTCCCGTACAAGGCGAACATCCACGCGCTGAAGCAGGCCGGCGTCGAGTACATCATCGCCAGCAACGCGGTCGGCTCGCTCAAGGAGGAACTCCCACCGCAGACGATCGTCGTCCCGAACCAGATCTACGACCGGACGAAGAACCGCGACCTGTCGTTCTTCGGCGACGGCATCGTCGTCCACCAGCCGTTCACGCGCCCGTACTCCCCGAAACTCGCCGACCACCTCGCCGAGTCGGCCGAGCGCGCGCTCGACGACATCGACTCCGACTCCGACGTGGTCGACGAGGGGACGTACGTCTGCATCGAGGGGCCGCAGTACTCCACGAAGGCGGAGTCGGAGTTCTACAAGGCGCAGGGCTGGGATCTGGTCGGCATGACCGCCATCCCGGAGGCGAAACTGGCACGGGAGGCCGAGATGGCGTACGCGACGGTCGCCGGCGTCACCGACTACGACGTGTGGAAGCAGGACGCCGAGGTCACCCTCGAAGAGGTGCTGGAGAACGCCGCCGCCAACGAGGAGGCGATCAAAGCGACCGTCGAGGAGGCCGTCCGCACGTTCCCCGACGACATGGACTGCGAGGCCCACGGCTCGCTCGAAGGCACGATCAACACGCCCAGTGAGGCCGTGCCCGAGGAGACGCGCGAGCGCGTCGGGTTGTTCGTCGACGAGTACCTCGACGACTGATCGAGCGATCTGCAGACGCGAATCGACCGACGCGCCAGTCGGAGAATCCGTCGTCCCACCGGGGTCACGGCCCGAGCACGCGCCCCCAGTCGAAGTCGACGCCGTAGCCGGCGCCGATCCGACGGACGCGCTGGAGCACGACTGCGCCACCGACCCCGGCGACGACCGCCGCCCCGAGGTTTGCCATCGCGAAGAAGACGGCGTCCGTGACGGCGACCAACGGCAAAACACCGAGCGCAGCGATCCGGACCGCGTTCGCGCGGACGAGTACGGCCACCGCCAGCAGCACGTACCCGAACGCGACTCCGGCGAGGCGGCGGACCTTCACGTCTGTCTGTTATCAGAGTGGCCGAAGGGTCTTCCGGAGCCGTCACCGGCGCTCCGTCATCCCCCAACTCTCGATTCAATCGACTACAGTTCTGTTGCCACCGAGGTCGAGGCGCTTCCGCGGGAGGTGCCGCTCAATCGGCACGAGCGTACGAAACCGGATCTTCCACCTCAGCGCTCTCCCCCCTGTCTCACTCCGGTTCTGGATCGTCCGTATCGCGTTCGTGGATCCTGACTGTCGAAATCCGGGTCCCGTCGACGGCCGTGACTTCGACGACGTGATCGGCCACCTCGACGCGGTCGCCGCGGTCCGGCGCGCGGTTGAGCCGTTCGAGCACCAGTCCGCCGATCGTCTCGACGTCGTCGCTCGCGAAGTCCGCGTCGAGCCTGTCGTTGAGCGTCGACAACGGGACGCCGCCGTCGACGTCGTACCCGACGTCGTCACGCGGACGAACCGAGTGCTCCCGCTCGTCCACGTCGAACTCGTCCCGGAGGTCGCCGACGAGCGCCTCGACGACGTCCTCGACGGTCGCGATCCCCTCGAACGTCCCCCACTCGTCGATGACCGCGGCCATCTGCTGGTGATCCTCTCTGAACTGCCGTAGGAGGTCGTCTAGAGCCATCGTCTCGGGGGCGATGACGATGTCGCGGGCGATGTCGTCCACCACCTCGGCGTCACCGCCCTCCACCTCGGCACGGAATACGTCCTTGAGATCGACGAACCCGACCACCTGGTCGCCGTCATCGGCATCGAGAACCGGATAGCGCGTGTGACCAGCCTCGAGGACGAGGTCGTGGAGCTGTGAGAGCGTGGTGTCGGCGGGAACGCTCACCACGTCCGGGCGTGGAACCATGACCTCTCGCACCGCGATGTCGTCGAGGTCGAACACCCGTTCGATCATCGTCACCTCCGCGAGGTCGATATCACCCTCCTCGCCGGATCGGGTCAGCACTCGGAGGAGCTCTCGCTCCCCTAGCGTCTCGTCCGTCTCCGACGCGGGCGGCACGCCGAGCGCTCGGGTGAACGCGTTGGCGGCGCCGTTGAAGACGACGATTCCCGGATAGAGGATGTAGTAGAAG
The DNA window shown above is from Halobaculum marinum and carries:
- a CDS encoding hemolysin family protein; protein product: MVNVALSLAQVVVALALVVLNGFFVAAEFAFVRIRGTSVDQLAAEGRTGAATLQEVMADLDDYLATTQLGITIASLGLGWVGEPAVASLIEPVLAPILPGGLIHLVAFAIGFSLITFLHVVFGELAPKTLAIAQTERLSLFLAPPMKVFYYILYPGIVVFNGAANAFTRALGVPPASETDETLGERELLRVLTRSGEEGDIDLAEVTMIERVFDLDDIAVREVMVPRPDVVSVPADTTLSQLHDLVLEAGHTRYPVLDADDGDQVVGFVDLKDVFRAEVEGGDAEVVDDIARDIVIAPETMALDDLLRQFREDHQQMAAVIDEWGTFEGIATVEDVVEALVGDLRDEFDVDEREHSVRPRDDVGYDVDGGVPLSTLNDRLDADFASDDVETIGGLVLERLNRAPDRGDRVEVADHVVEVTAVDGTRISTVRIHERDTDDPEPE
- the mtnP gene encoding S-methyl-5'-thioadenosine phosphorylase; protein product: MTIGFIGGSGIYEALPLTNTRTESVTTPFGEPSADLEIGEFGDTGREVVFLPRHGPDHQRSPTDLPYKANIHALKQAGVEYIIASNAVGSLKEELPPQTIVVPNQIYDRTKNRDLSFFGDGIVVHQPFTRPYSPKLADHLAESAERALDDIDSDSDVVDEGTYVCIEGPQYSTKAESEFYKAQGWDLVGMTAIPEAKLAREAEMAYATVAGVTDYDVWKQDAEVTLEEVLENAAANEEAIKATVEEAVRTFPDDMDCEAHGSLEGTINTPSEAVPEETRERVGLFVDEYLDD